One Chromobacterium paludis genomic window carries:
- the cutA gene encoding divalent-cation tolerance protein CutA, with translation MVCNVPDAETAERIAETLVSERLAACVNILAPCRSVYRWQGAVERADEVPLLIKTRRDAYAKLEARLLALHPYEVPEIVAWPLAQGLPAYLTWVSQSVLSSGTGA, from the coding sequence GTGGTCTGCAATGTTCCGGACGCCGAAACGGCCGAACGCATCGCGGAGACCCTGGTGAGCGAGCGGCTGGCCGCTTGCGTCAATATTCTGGCGCCTTGCCGCTCGGTTTATCGCTGGCAGGGCGCGGTGGAGCGGGCCGACGAGGTGCCGCTGCTGATCAAGACCCGCCGCGATGCCTATGCGAAACTGGAAGCCAGGCTGCTGGCTTTGCACCCCTACGAGGTCCCGGAAATCGTCGCCTGGCCCTTGGCTCAGGGTTTGCCCGCCTACCTGACATGGGTATCGCAGAGCGTGCTTTCAAGTGGGACGGGCGCTTGA
- a CDS encoding TonB family protein gives MADRLPFLRPHVPDNRPLWLMAGLSLLAHLALLSLGGFAPPVAPIQPPSPLQITLRPRHAPAPAAPLTERVAEDNRQGAGNTPEPRQLLSRSEPPKPTAAPAPAEQTAAPLNRIARDAPAPSQMAATPPAAKVSTGSLLAQVGALSRGGDDAAADNDKESGQTGNHLGEAARGYPWARYQADWRMKVERIGNLNYPEEARRQGLHGAVTLEVTIAADGSLRGQRVTRSSGSPVLDQAAQRIVELASPFAPFPSALTRFPTLRISQKFVFTRDNLLSSH, from the coding sequence ATGGCCGACCGTCTGCCCTTTCTCCGCCCCCATGTGCCCGACAACCGCCCGCTGTGGCTGATGGCGGGCTTATCCCTGCTGGCCCACTTGGCGCTGCTGAGCCTGGGCGGATTCGCGCCGCCAGTCGCCCCCATCCAGCCTCCCAGTCCGCTGCAGATCACCCTGCGCCCTCGCCACGCGCCCGCCCCGGCCGCGCCGCTCACCGAAAGAGTGGCGGAAGACAATAGACAGGGCGCCGGCAACACGCCTGAGCCGCGACAGTTGCTCAGCCGCAGCGAACCGCCCAAGCCCACCGCCGCGCCCGCGCCGGCGGAGCAAACCGCGGCGCCGCTCAACCGCATCGCGCGCGACGCGCCCGCCCCCAGCCAGATGGCGGCGACGCCGCCGGCCGCCAAGGTCAGCACCGGCTCCCTGCTGGCCCAGGTCGGCGCGTTGTCGCGCGGCGGCGACGACGCGGCCGCCGACAACGACAAGGAAAGCGGCCAGACCGGCAATCATCTAGGCGAGGCCGCGCGCGGCTACCCTTGGGCCCGCTACCAGGCCGACTGGCGCATGAAAGTGGAGCGCATCGGCAACCTGAATTATCCCGAAGAGGCCCGCCGCCAGGGCTTGCACGGCGCGGTGACGCTGGAGGTGACCATCGCCGCCGACGGCAGCCTGCGCGGCCAGCGCGTCACCCGCTCGTCCGGCTCGCCGGTGCTGGACCAGGCCGCCCAACGCATCGTAGAACTGGCCTCGCCGTTCGCGCCATTTCCGTCCGCGCTGACGCGCTTCCCCACGCTGCGCATCAGCCAGAAATTCGTCTTCACCCGCGACAACCTGTTGTCCAGCCATTGA
- a CDS encoding DUF4124 domain-containing protein gives MKALAGSLLLLCSLAHAGVYKWVDDSGKTHYSDAPPQQNQSRGVAELSKQGAMKKPAETEAQRLSREASAAAARQAQQKRLEAIRHDQALTQGYSTLAELQADREKQLAVLQSAYHALELRAQGLALQQRDLQRDLEQSRKLRQPPPANTIHNQQVLQQEQKAQQALLAAKRAEIAAYRQKMQQDLQRYRQLIGQ, from the coding sequence ATGAAAGCGCTGGCCGGATCGCTGCTGCTATTGTGTTCGCTGGCCCACGCCGGCGTGTACAAATGGGTGGATGACTCCGGCAAGACGCATTACAGCGACGCGCCGCCTCAGCAAAACCAGAGCCGCGGCGTGGCGGAGCTGAGCAAACAGGGCGCGATGAAGAAACCGGCGGAGACGGAGGCGCAACGGCTCAGCCGCGAGGCTTCCGCCGCGGCCGCGCGCCAGGCGCAGCAAAAAAGGCTGGAGGCCATCCGCCACGACCAGGCGCTGACCCAGGGCTACTCGACGCTGGCCGAGCTGCAGGCCGACCGCGAGAAACAGCTCGCCGTGCTGCAGTCGGCCTATCATGCGCTGGAACTGCGCGCGCAGGGACTGGCCCTCCAGCAGCGAGACCTGCAACGCGACCTGGAGCAAAGCCGCAAGTTGCGCCAGCCGCCGCCGGCCAACACCATCCACAACCAACAAGTGCTGCAGCAGGAACAGAAGGCACAGCAAGCTCTGCTGGCGGCCAAACGCGCCGAGATCGCGGCTTACCGCCAGAAAATGCAGCAGGACCTGCAGCGCTATCGTCAGTTGATAGGCCAGTAA
- a CDS encoding HIT family protein has protein sequence MDCELCRAPAGELLFQDARLRVVLVDEPGYPGFCRVIWQAHAAEMTDLSPADRAHLMDWVYRTETALRELLQPAKINLASLGNMVPHLHWHVIPRFEDDAHFPSPIWAAPRREAAPRAFPNLAERLRERLRATAHPSN, from the coding sequence ATGGATTGCGAATTGTGCCGCGCGCCGGCCGGCGAATTGCTGTTCCAGGACGCGCGGCTCCGCGTTGTTCTGGTGGATGAGCCCGGCTATCCCGGCTTCTGCCGCGTCATCTGGCAGGCCCACGCCGCCGAAATGACCGACCTCTCGCCCGCAGACCGCGCCCACCTGATGGACTGGGTCTACCGCACCGAAACGGCGCTGCGCGAGCTGCTGCAACCGGCCAAGATCAATCTGGCCAGCCTGGGCAATATGGTGCCGCACCTGCACTGGCACGTGATCCCTCGCTTTGAAGACGACGCCCACTTCCCCAGCCCGATTTGGGCCGCGCCGCGCCGCGAAGCCGCGCCCCGCGCCTTCCCGAACCTAGCCGAACGGCTGCGCGAACGGCTGCGGGCCACCGCCCATCCATCGAACTGA
- a CDS encoding TlpA family protein disulfide reductase: MKKGLLILVALLVVAGIAYSLLFARQPAPEVKLTSISGVSTSTSALKGKVVLVNFWATSCPGCVEEMPEIKKLHQDYAGRGLNVVAVAMSYDPPNYVQSFVAKYQLPFFVALDTQGDVAKAFGDIQLAPTTFLIDKQGNIIKRYVGVMNFPEVRKLIEQQL, translated from the coding sequence ATGAAGAAAGGTTTGCTGATTCTGGTGGCCCTGCTGGTGGTGGCCGGCATCGCTTATTCGCTGCTGTTCGCGCGCCAGCCGGCGCCTGAGGTCAAGCTGACGTCGATAAGCGGCGTCAGCACCAGCACTTCGGCGCTGAAGGGCAAGGTGGTGCTGGTCAACTTTTGGGCCACCAGCTGCCCCGGCTGCGTGGAGGAAATGCCGGAGATCAAGAAACTGCACCAGGACTACGCCGGCCGCGGCCTCAACGTAGTGGCGGTGGCGATGAGCTACGACCCGCCCAACTACGTGCAGAGCTTCGTCGCCAAGTATCAGCTGCCCTTCTTCGTCGCGCTGGACACCCAGGGCGACGTGGCCAAGGCCTTCGGCGACATCCAGCTCGCGCCCACCACCTTCCTGATCGACAAGCAGGGCAACATCATCAAGCGCTACGTCGGCGTGATGAACTTCCCCGAAGTGCGCAAGCTGATCGAGCAGCAGCTGTAA
- a CDS encoding acyl-CoA thioesterase, producing MAHETRIKVRGYHLDLFGHVNNARYLEFLEEARWNCFEDSGALPHFLQSGLALAVVNINIDYARPATMGEMLVIESTVKSIGNRSAVIHQRVLLDGTDTLVAQADVTFVVFDPRANKAVVLEGPLRDALELIQAKSA from the coding sequence ATGGCGCATGAAACACGGATCAAGGTCCGCGGCTATCATCTGGACCTGTTCGGCCACGTCAACAACGCGCGTTATCTGGAGTTCCTGGAGGAAGCGCGCTGGAACTGCTTCGAAGACAGCGGCGCCCTGCCGCACTTCCTGCAAAGCGGCCTGGCCCTGGCCGTGGTCAACATCAATATCGACTACGCGCGTCCGGCCACCATGGGCGAAATGCTGGTCATCGAAAGCACCGTCAAGTCCATCGGCAACCGCAGCGCGGTGATTCACCAGCGCGTGCTGCTGGACGGCACCGACACCCTGGTGGCCCAGGCCGACGTCACCTTCGTGGTGTTCGACCCGCGCGCCAACAAGGCCGTGGTGCTGGAAGGCCCGCTGCGCGACGCGCTGGAACTGATACAGGCCAAGTCGGCCTGA
- a CDS encoding exodeoxyribonuclease III yields the protein MLRIVSANLNGIRSADKKGFFDWLATIRADFVCVQELKAQAGDLSERMRAPDGLTGYFHYAEKKGYSGVGLYTRHQPDAVVEGLGVDWIDAEGRFLQLDFGNLSVVSLYLPSGSSSDERQQVKFDFLDVFMPHLETLRAAGRDIVICGDWNIAHNEIDLKNWKGNLKNSGFLPEERAWMTDLLGRVGWRDVWRNLYPDAPGYTWWSNRGQAYAKDVGWRIDYHIVTPSLMELAESASVYKDEKFSDHAPLIVDYRRPL from the coding sequence TTGCTTCGAATCGTTTCCGCCAACCTGAACGGCATCCGCTCCGCGGACAAGAAAGGCTTTTTCGACTGGCTGGCCACCATCCGCGCCGACTTCGTCTGCGTGCAGGAGTTGAAGGCGCAGGCCGGCGATCTGTCCGAGCGCATGCGCGCGCCGGATGGCCTGACCGGTTATTTCCACTACGCGGAGAAGAAGGGCTATAGCGGCGTCGGCCTGTATACCCGCCATCAGCCGGATGCGGTGGTGGAAGGGCTGGGCGTGGACTGGATAGACGCCGAGGGGCGCTTTTTGCAGCTGGATTTCGGCAATCTGTCCGTGGTCTCGCTGTACCTGCCGTCCGGCTCCAGCAGCGACGAGCGCCAACAAGTGAAATTCGACTTCCTTGACGTGTTCATGCCGCATCTGGAAACGCTGCGCGCCGCCGGCCGCGACATCGTGATCTGCGGCGACTGGAACATCGCGCACAACGAGATCGACCTGAAAAACTGGAAGGGCAATCTGAAGAATTCCGGTTTCCTGCCGGAGGAGCGCGCCTGGATGACGGATCTGCTGGGCCGCGTGGGTTGGCGCGACGTGTGGCGCAATCTCTACCCGGACGCGCCGGGCTACACCTGGTGGAGCAACCGCGGCCAGGCTTACGCCAAGGACGTGGGTTGGCGCATTGATTACCACATCGTCACGCCGTCCTTGATGGAGCTGGCTGAATCCGCCAGCGTTTACAAGGACGAGAAGTTCTCCGACCACGCGCCGCTGATCGTCGATTACCGCCGGCCGCTGTGA
- a CDS encoding Dps family protein, whose protein sequence is MDIGINEQDRQHIAEGLSRLLADSYTLYLKTHNFHWNVTGPMFNTLHLMFETQYTELSLAVDAIAERIRALGHYAPGSYADYARLTSIPEAAGAPPKAEDMIRQLVEGHETICRTARGIFEVVEHASDEPSADLLTQRLQVHEKTAWMLRSLLEK, encoded by the coding sequence ATGGATATCGGCATCAACGAACAAGACCGCCAACACATCGCCGAGGGCTTGTCCCGCCTGCTGGCCGACAGCTACACCCTGTACCTGAAGACGCACAATTTCCACTGGAACGTCACCGGCCCGATGTTCAACACCCTGCACCTGATGTTCGAGACCCAGTACACCGAGCTGTCGCTGGCCGTGGACGCCATCGCCGAGCGCATCCGCGCCCTGGGCCACTACGCGCCGGGCAGCTACGCCGATTACGCGCGCCTGACCTCCATCCCGGAAGCCGCCGGCGCGCCGCCCAAGGCCGAAGACATGATCCGCCAGCTGGTGGAAGGCCATGAAACCATCTGCCGCACCGCGCGCGGCATTTTCGAAGTGGTGGAGCACGCCAGCGACGAGCCGAGCGCCGATCTGCTGACCCAGCGCCTGCAGGTGCATGAGAAAACGGCCTGGATGCTGCGCAGCCTGCTGGAGAAATAA
- a CDS encoding alpha/beta hydrolase — translation MWDDDDVTLLTVPGWGDSGPAHWQSRWELTYPLARRVVQQDWLYPRRDAWVAGLAAAVADIPGQLVIAAHSLGCYATAAWLRQASLADQRRIKGALLVAPPALPILPETARASGELQAGSALPDFAGFEAAEAWRLPLPAIVAASHDDPFCDFAEAARMAEGWGARLFDAGRCGHMGSHAGLGSWPAGQSLLQRLMLG, via the coding sequence ATGTGGGACGACGATGATGTGACGCTGCTGACGGTTCCCGGTTGGGGCGACTCCGGTCCGGCGCACTGGCAGAGCCGCTGGGAGCTGACTTATCCACTGGCGCGGCGGGTCGTCCAGCAGGACTGGCTGTATCCGCGCCGCGACGCCTGGGTGGCCGGACTGGCGGCGGCGGTAGCCGATATTCCGGGCCAACTGGTCATCGCCGCGCACAGCCTGGGTTGCTACGCGACGGCGGCTTGGCTGCGGCAGGCGTCTTTGGCGGATCAGCGCCGGATCAAGGGCGCGCTGCTGGTGGCGCCGCCGGCCTTGCCCATTCTGCCGGAAACCGCGCGGGCCAGCGGCGAGCTGCAGGCAGGCTCGGCCTTGCCGGATTTCGCCGGCTTCGAGGCGGCCGAGGCGTGGCGCCTGCCGCTGCCGGCCATCGTCGCCGCCAGCCATGACGACCCGTTCTGCGATTTCGCCGAGGCGGCGCGCATGGCCGAGGGCTGGGGAGCGCGGCTGTTCGACGCCGGCCGCTGCGGCCACATGGGCAGCCACGCCGGCCTGGGCAGTTGGCCGGCAGGCCAGAGCCTGCTGCAGCGGCTGATGCTGGGGTAG
- a CDS encoding hemolysin family protein, whose amino-acid sequence MSFVNSLFVIAILIAASAFFSISEISLAAARKIKLRQLAEEGNHNAERVLELQDQPGYFFTVVQIGLNAVAILAGILGEAAFTPYFATLLHLLTPAEWVEHLSFILSFVSVTALFVLFADLMPKRLGMVAPERIALMVVRPMLFCVALFRPLVWLFNGLANVFFRMLGVPTARPEDLTPADLLAMMDAGAEAGVLQQREHHLIENVFELESRTVPSSMTARESIVYFTLHEDEASIKQKIAEHPHTKFLVCDGVIDSVIGYVDSKDILMRLINQQSLSMKRELTIRNVLIIPDSLTLSELLERFKASREDFAVVMNEYALVVGVITLNDLMSTVMGDLVSQFQEEQIVRRDDRSWLVDGATPVEDVLRALDIESFPDDENYETIAGFMMYMLRRIPKRTDSVEFEGYKFEVVDIDNYRIDQLLVTLIPPAPAEAESAR is encoded by the coding sequence GTGAGTTTCGTCAACAGCCTCTTCGTCATCGCCATCCTGATCGCCGCCAGCGCTTTCTTTTCTATTTCGGAAATCTCGCTGGCCGCCGCGCGCAAGATCAAGCTGCGGCAACTGGCGGAAGAGGGCAATCACAATGCCGAACGGGTGCTGGAGCTGCAGGACCAGCCCGGCTATTTCTTCACCGTGGTGCAAATTGGGCTCAACGCCGTGGCCATCCTGGCCGGTATCCTGGGCGAGGCGGCGTTCACGCCTTACTTCGCCACCCTGCTGCATCTGCTGACGCCGGCGGAGTGGGTGGAACATCTCAGCTTCATCCTGTCCTTCGTTTCCGTCACCGCGCTGTTCGTGCTGTTTGCCGACCTGATGCCCAAGCGGCTGGGCATGGTGGCGCCGGAGCGCATCGCGCTGATGGTGGTGCGGCCCATGCTGTTTTGCGTCGCCTTGTTCCGCCCCTTGGTGTGGCTGTTCAACGGCCTGGCCAATGTGTTCTTCCGCATGCTGGGGGTGCCGACCGCGCGGCCGGAAGACCTGACCCCGGCCGACCTGCTGGCGATGATGGACGCCGGCGCAGAGGCCGGCGTGCTGCAGCAACGCGAGCATCATCTGATTGAAAACGTGTTCGAGCTGGAAAGCCGCACCGTGCCGTCGTCGATGACGGCGCGCGAGAGCATCGTCTATTTCACGCTGCACGAGGATGAAGCCAGCATCAAGCAGAAGATCGCCGAACATCCGCATACCAAGTTCCTGGTGTGCGACGGCGTGATCGACTCGGTGATCGGCTATGTCGATTCCAAGGACATCCTGATGCGGCTGATCAACCAGCAGAGCCTGTCGATGAAGCGCGAGCTGACGATACGCAATGTGCTGATCATCCCGGATTCGCTGACGCTGTCCGAGCTGCTGGAGCGCTTCAAGGCCTCGCGCGAGGACTTCGCCGTGGTGATGAACGAATACGCGCTGGTGGTGGGCGTGATCACGCTGAACGACCTGATGAGCACGGTGATGGGCGATCTGGTCAGCCAGTTCCAGGAAGAGCAGATCGTGCGCCGCGACGACCGCTCCTGGCTGGTGGACGGCGCCACGCCGGTGGAGGACGTGTTGCGCGCGCTGGATATCGAGTCCTTCCCCGACGACGAGAACTACGAAACCATCGCCGGCTTCATGATGTATATGCTGCGCCGCATCCCCAAACGCACGGACAGCGTGGAGTTCGAGGGCTACAAGTTCGAGGTGGTGGACATAGACAACTACCGCATCGACCAGCTGCTGGTGACCCTGATTCCGCCCGCTCCGGCCGAGGCCGAGTCCGCCCGCTGA
- a CDS encoding DUF167 domain-containing protein, which translates to MKPWLSCQAGRVRLTLHVQPGAKKTEPAGEHGDCLKIRLAAPPVDGKANAALLAWLADRFGVAKRDVSLLSGDKNRHKVVEIQCDLDAAAVLALFDLH; encoded by the coding sequence ATGAAACCCTGGTTGTCCTGCCAAGCCGGCCGCGTGCGCCTGACGCTGCACGTGCAGCCTGGCGCCAAAAAGACGGAGCCGGCCGGCGAGCATGGCGACTGCCTGAAAATCCGGCTGGCCGCGCCGCCGGTGGACGGCAAGGCCAATGCCGCGCTGCTGGCCTGGCTGGCGGATCGCTTCGGGGTGGCCAAGCGCGACGTGTCTTTGCTGTCCGGCGACAAGAACCGGCACAAGGTGGTGGAAATCCAGTGCGATCTGGACGCCGCCGCCGTGCTGGCCTTGTTCGATCTTCACTGA
- a CDS encoding sulfurtransferase, with product MYRTLIRAEELLALPPEQRVLLDCRYQLDNPDYGHAAYEQGHIPGAHYLHLDYHLSGSKNGHNGRHPLPDGQRLAVDLGALGVGESTQVIAYDDGSGQYAARAWWLLRWLGHGKVAVLDGGLSAWLAAGGAIDQEAPQRRPCRFTMHQGLQRPLDVTDILANLDDKRFTVVDARSPQRFRGIGETIDPVGGHIPGAANRFFMDNLTADQHYKPAAQLREEWQALLGEGFDPAAIVHQCGSGVTACQNLLSMEIAGFAGSRLYPGSWSEWCSDPARPVER from the coding sequence ATGTACCGAACGCTAATCCGCGCCGAGGAACTGCTGGCGCTGCCGCCTGAACAACGGGTTTTACTAGACTGCCGCTACCAGCTGGACAATCCCGACTATGGCCACGCCGCCTATGAGCAAGGCCACATCCCGGGCGCCCACTACCTGCATCTGGACTACCATCTGTCCGGCAGCAAGAACGGACACAACGGCCGCCATCCGCTGCCGGACGGCCAGAGGCTGGCGGTGGACCTGGGCGCGCTGGGCGTCGGCGAAAGCACCCAGGTCATCGCCTACGACGACGGCAGCGGCCAATACGCGGCGCGCGCCTGGTGGCTGCTGCGCTGGCTGGGCCACGGCAAGGTAGCGGTGCTGGACGGCGGCCTGTCCGCCTGGCTGGCCGCCGGTGGCGCGATAGATCAGGAAGCGCCGCAGCGCCGCCCCTGCCGCTTCACCATGCACCAGGGTTTGCAGCGCCCGCTGGATGTGACGGACATATTGGCCAATCTGGACGACAAGCGTTTCACCGTGGTCGACGCGCGCAGCCCGCAGCGCTTCCGCGGCATAGGCGAAACCATAGACCCGGTGGGCGGCCATATCCCCGGTGCGGCCAATCGCTTCTTCATGGACAATCTGACCGCCGACCAGCATTACAAACCGGCGGCGCAGCTGCGCGAAGAGTGGCAAGCGCTGCTGGGCGAAGGCTTCGACCCGGCCGCCATCGTGCATCAATGCGGCTCCGGCGTGACCGCCTGCCAGAACCTGCTGTCCATGGAAATCGCCGGTTTTGCCGGCAGCCGGCTCTATCCCGGCTCCTGGAGCGAATGGTGCAGCGACCCGGCGCGGCCGGTGGAGCGCTGA
- a CDS encoding VacJ, which translates to MFEVNRSLALLRPQAPFLAWLKSLPGGIDPQLTLEALAADCNALLIPPAEDADAARRFVQQSYRQLFEAELADWCEDEDLWPQNISPNLFQQWFKVEIHSVLTDLVPEPLAREAFTPLDLDGGAD; encoded by the coding sequence ATGTTTGAAGTCAACCGCAGCCTCGCGCTCTTGCGCCCGCAGGCCCCGTTTCTCGCCTGGCTGAAAAGCCTGCCCGGCGGCATCGACCCGCAACTGACGCTGGAGGCGCTGGCCGCCGACTGCAACGCGCTGCTGATCCCGCCGGCCGAGGACGCCGACGCCGCCCGCCGTTTCGTCCAGCAAAGCTACCGCCAGCTGTTCGAGGCCGAGCTGGCCGACTGGTGCGAGGACGAGGACCTGTGGCCGCAGAACATCAGTCCCAACCTGTTCCAGCAATGGTTCAAGGTGGAAATCCATTCGGTGCTGACCGATCTGGTCCCTGAGCCGCTGGCGCGCGAAGCGTTCACGCCGCTGGACCTGGACGGCGGCGCCGACTAA
- a CDS encoding FxsA family protein, translating into MRALPLLLLIYPFAEIAALVALADRIGGLAVFLLVILSSLLGLWMLRNQKLGALLTLGSVMRQGDKVSLYSLLWPLRYALAGLLFLLPGLLSDLAAILLLLPLKGPDIQLRTPGAGPASEPAAGSDIIEGEYHRVDEETPPGRRLQ; encoded by the coding sequence ATGCGCGCACTCCCGCTATTGTTGCTGATTTACCCCTTCGCCGAGATCGCCGCGCTGGTGGCGCTGGCCGACCGCATCGGCGGCTTGGCCGTTTTCCTGCTGGTCATCCTGTCTTCCCTGCTGGGACTGTGGATGCTGCGCAACCAGAAGCTGGGCGCCTTGTTGACGCTGGGCAGCGTGATGCGACAGGGCGACAAGGTTTCGCTGTACTCGCTGCTGTGGCCGCTGCGCTACGCGCTGGCCGGCCTGCTGTTCCTGCTGCCGGGCCTGCTCAGCGACCTCGCCGCCATCCTCTTGCTGCTACCGCTGAAGGGCCCGGACATCCAGTTGCGCACGCCTGGCGCGGGTCCGGCTAGCGAACCGGCCGCCGGCAGCGACATCATCGAGGGCGAATACCACCGCGTGGACGAGGAAACGCCGCCCGGCCGTCGGCTTCAGTGA
- a CDS encoding acid-shock protein: MKKLTALLLAATLGLASVATYAADASAPAAMHHHKAKHHKKHHAKKAGSEPAAQKAQAAKKPHHKKHHHHKHHPMKKAG; encoded by the coding sequence ATGAAGAAACTGACCGCCCTCCTGCTGGCCGCCACCCTGGGCCTGGCTTCCGTCGCCACCTACGCCGCCGACGCTTCGGCCCCGGCCGCCATGCATCACCACAAGGCCAAGCATCACAAGAAGCACCATGCCAAGAAGGCCGGCTCCGAGCCCGCCGCGCAAAAGGCCCAGGCCGCCAAGAAGCCTCATCACAAGAAGCATCACCACCACAAGCACCACCCGATGAAAAAGGCGGGCTGA
- the pyrE gene encoding orotate phosphoribosyltransferase, producing MSDFRQEFIRFALDKQVLKFGEFITKAGRQSPYFFNTGLFNDGESTLKLSRFYAQSIQQSGVEFDMLFGPAYKGIILAAAAGMALAERGRNVPFAYNRKEAKDHGEGGTLVGAPLKGKVLIIDDVISAGTSVRESVEMIRAAGATPAGVAIALDRMERGQGELSAVQEVAKQHGLPVVAIATLKDLLGYLENHPEMAAHLDAVRAYRAQYGVDY from the coding sequence ATGAGCGATTTCCGTCAAGAGTTTATTCGTTTTGCGCTCGACAAGCAGGTTTTGAAGTTTGGCGAGTTCATCACCAAGGCGGGTCGCCAATCCCCTTACTTCTTCAATACCGGCCTGTTTAATGACGGCGAGTCCACGCTGAAGCTGTCGCGCTTCTACGCCCAATCCATCCAGCAGAGCGGCGTCGAGTTCGACATGCTGTTCGGCCCCGCCTACAAGGGCATCATCCTGGCCGCCGCCGCCGGCATGGCATTGGCCGAGCGGGGCCGCAACGTGCCCTTCGCTTACAACCGCAAGGAAGCCAAGGACCACGGCGAAGGCGGCACCCTGGTGGGCGCGCCGCTCAAGGGCAAAGTGCTGATCATAGACGACGTGATCTCGGCCGGCACCTCGGTGCGCGAATCCGTGGAAATGATACGCGCCGCCGGCGCCACGCCGGCCGGCGTGGCCATCGCGCTGGACCGCATGGAGCGCGGCCAGGGCGAACTGTCCGCCGTCCAGGAAGTGGCCAAGCAACACGGCCTGCCGGTAGTGGCCATCGCCACGCTGAAGGACCTGCTGGGCTATCTGGAAAACCATCCGGAAATGGCCGCCCACCTCGACGCGGTACGCGCCTATCGCGCCCAATACGGAGTCGATTACTGA